The Candidatus Peribacteria bacterium region AGTATTGCGGGATGCTGATGTCTGTGTGTACGGTGGGAGGAGCGATCTGGCTGCTCTTGAGTGAAACTGATGACAGACCGCCCGTTATTGCAATGGGCCTAGTCGCGTTGTGTCTTTCTATTGGTATCGCTGTTGCGGCAGCTGTACGCGGGAGGCGGGTGCTCCTGGGCGTTCGTGCAAAAAGGCAATAGCGGATAGTGGCTTCTGCATTATTCCTTCCGCAAAATCTTCTCCATCGGCCTGCCTTTTGCCAGTTCATCAATCAGCTTATCCATATAGCGCATGGTCTGCATGGTCGGATCTTCAATATCTTCCACCCGCACGCCGCACACAACACCTTTGATGAGAGATCGTAGAGGATTCAGATCCGGAGCTTCTGCAATAAATGTTTCCAAGTCTTTTTCTTTCTTCAGTTGGCTGTCGAGTTCTTTCTGTGTGTAGCCCATCAGCCAGCAGATGCACGCGTCGACTTCTTTTTTCGTGCGTCCTTTTTTCTCCGCCTTCGCTATGTACATCGGGTAGATGCGCGCGAAGCTCATGGTGAAGACGCGGGGTTTTTTGGTGGGGTCTGGTTGCTTCATGGAACCCAGTGTACCACGGGATTTTGTACGCAATCACACGCGGGACATCACCCTT contains the following coding sequences:
- a CDS encoding DUF2200 domain-containing protein; translated protein: MKQPDPTKKPRVFTMSFARIYPMYIAKAEKKGRTKKEVDACICWLMGYTQKELDSQLKKEKDLETFIAEAPDLNPLRSLIKGVVCGVRVEDIEDPTMQTMRYMDKLIDELAKGRPMEKILRKE